The Carassius carassius chromosome 9, fCarCar2.1, whole genome shotgun sequence genome includes a region encoding these proteins:
- the LOC132149775 gene encoding GTPase IMAP family member 8-like, with protein sequence MRIVLLGSHADVKSLCGNTIFGRKVFSESPSSQHLFERHDGMVLERHLVVTNTPDLFSPALSPEEQEVRKRFHLSRPEPHALLLVLKSGTFTDQDTDALKLINVTFGEGASEYVIVVFMHEEQEYVSAKDSDAESVKSLLENSRHPHHHLQRNGDQSQVQKLLESIEKMVEENGGHQLKIPEDPRPLLMKEHTVCLTTNKIHKGPMAQRFHPKSGNPTKLVRSKSSVGAEKSLKCARIVLIGKTGVGKSATGNTILGHDMFQSKSSMKSVTKICQRETGVTCGRPVTVVDTPGLFDTTLSNEEIQQEIMRCIELSAPGPHVFLLVIAVGPFTQEERETLQLIKMTFGQKAETYTMVLFTRGDNLADESIEEFIKEGNPHVKKLINDCGGRYHLFNNKQKDPAQVVNLLKKIDKMMWDNDPNFYNDKMFQEAERPFRLMQINREREEEVRRAIEAIKAKYESEIKEIQDKLEEEKTKGKVREFLFAEREMILLRQKRENTVTINTEQTHDDQIEKQENQLTGTTDLDREIPETGRQSDQDRKKHVKKWKPFESLKRGKRLRKKIERTEESKTKEAATEEEKVEKIKDRVTDKQSSEDLPKNSEDERKAEKEQLDQHYKEMEECRQKMDEAMRRYKEIADMYAAERMRIEARNAEIIDSLKKDHGKPCVLQ encoded by the exons ATGAGAATAGTTCTGCTGGGATCACATGCAGATGTTAAATCCTTGTGTGGAAACACAATCTTTGGACGAAAGGTCTTTTCAGAGTCGCCGTCCTCCCAGCATTTGTTTGAGAGGCATGATGGGATGGTGCTGGAGAGGCATTTGGTGGTCACCAACACTCCTGACCTGTTCAGTCCTGCTCTCTCTCCTGAAGAACAGGAGGTGAGGAAACGTTTCCATCTGTCTCGTCCTGAACCTCATGCCCTGTTACTAGTCCTGAAGTCTGGCACATTTACAGATCAGGACACAGATGCTCTCAAGCTCATTAATGTCACGTTTGGTGAAGGAGCCTCTGAGTATGTGATTGTGGTCTTCATGCATGAGGAGCAGGAGTATGTGAGTGCTAAAGACTCTGATGCTGAATCAGTAAAGTCTCTGCTGGAGAACAGCAGACATCCACACCATCATCTACAGAGGAATGGAGACCAATCACAAGTGCAGAAACTTCTGGAGAGCATCGAGAAGATGGTTGAGGAAAATGGAGGCCATCAGCTGAAGATCCCTGAAGATCCAAGACCTCTCCTGATGAAAGAACACACAGTTTGCCTAACAACAAACAAGATACATAAAG ggCCCATGGCACAGAGGTTTCACCCAAAGTCAGGAAATCCTACAAAATTAGTGCGATCTAAAT CCTCTGTTGGTGCTGAGAAGAGCCTGAAGTGTGCGAGGATCGTCCTGATTGGAAAAACTGGAGTGGGAAAGAGTGCAACAGGTAACACCATCCTGGGACATGATATGTTTCAGTCAAAATCCAGCATGAAATCTGTGACCAAGATATGTCAAAGAGAGACTGGAGTCACCTGTGGTCGACCTGTGACTGTGGTGGACACACCAGGACTCTTCGACACGACTCTCAGTAATGAAGAGATCCAGCAGGAGATCATGAGATGCATTGAACTCTCGGCTCCTGGGCCACACGTGTTTCTGCTGGTCATCGCTGTCGGCCCGTTCACACAAGAAGAGAGAGAAACCCTTCAGCTCATCAAGATGACCTTCGGACAGAAAGCAGAGACCTACACTATGGTGTTGTTCACACGAGGAGACAATCTCGCAGATGAAAGCATTGAAGAATTCATTAAAGAAGGAAATCCACACGTTAAGAAACTGATAAATGACTGTGGAGGAAGATATCATCTGTTCAATAATAAACAGAAGGATCCTGCTCAGGTCGTGAATCTGTTAAAGAAGATTGATAAGATGATGTGGGATAATGACCCCAATTTctataatgacaaaatgtttcaGGAGGCTGAGAGACCATTCAGACTTATGCAGATcaatagagagagagaagaggaggtCAGACGAGCAATCGAGGCCATTAAAGCTAAATATGAGTCTGAAATCAAAGAAATTCAAGACAAACTAGAAGAGGAAAAAACTAAAGGAAAAGTTAGAGAATTTCTGTTTGCGGAGAGAGAGATGATACTGTTGagacaaaagagagaaaacacaGTGACAATAAACACTGAACAAACCCATGATGATCAGATTGAAAAGCAGGAAAATCAGCTTACAGGAACAACTGATCTGGATAGAGAGATACCAGAAACTGGAAGACAATCTGATCAAGATCGTAAGAAACATGTTAAAAAATGGAAGCCTTTTGAATCCTTAAAAAGAGGCAAAAGGCTAAGGAAAAAGATTGAGAGGACAGAAGAAAGTAAAACTAAAGAAGCAGCAACTGAAGAAGAGAAAGTAGAAAAGATAAAAGATAGAGTCACAGACAAACAGAGCAGTGAGGATTTACCTAAAAACTCTGAAGATGAGAGAAAGGCAGAGAAAGAACAACTAGATCAGCATTATAAAGAAATGGAAGAATGCAGGCAGAAGATGGACGAGGCCATGAGGAGGTACAAAGAGATAGCTGATATGTACGCTGCAGAACGCATGAGAATTGAAGCCAGAAATGCTGAAATCATTGACAGCCTTAAGAAGGACCATGGAAAACCCTGTGTCCTTCAATAA